The sequence below is a genomic window from Salinispira pacifica.
GTTGAAATTCCGGTGATCATCCGGGGAAAAATTACTCTCCTTTGTGAACTTGCCGCTGAGCAGGCCGCTGGCCAGGGGAACCCGCACCAGAACTCCGCAGTCTTTTTCCTTCGCACGTGCAAAAAAGAGATCCGAAGGGCGCTGACGGAACATATTGAAGATGATCTGAACCGAAACCACATTGGGATACTCCATGGCCTTCAGTCCCTCTTCAACTTTTTCCACACTCACCCCCAGATGAAGAATTTTACCTTCATCTTTCAGACGTTCGAAGGTCTCGAAGATTTCCGGACGGTAGAATACTTCAGTGGGCGGACAGTGGAGCTGGATCAGATCCAGCTGCTCCCGGCGGGTATTCTTCAGGCTTGCCTCCACAAATTCCCTCAGAGCCGCCGGAGTGTAGGATTCACTCACATGGGGGTTCAAAAACCGTCCGCATTTGGTGGCCATATACACCTGCTCGGAACGGGATTTAATGACCCGTGCCACCGCAGCTTCGCTTTTCCGGTTTTCATACACATCTGCCGTATCGATAAAATTCACCCCCAGGTCTATGGCCCGGTTGAGAATCCGTTCAGCCAGGGCATCATCAAAACCGCTGCCCCATTTGCCTCCCACCTGCCAGGTTCCCAACGATACTTCAGATACCTTCCATTCTGTTTTGCCGAATCTTCTGTAGTTCATAACGTCTCCTTGTGGGCGGGAAACATAATCATCACTTCCAGCCCCTGCCTGCCCGGCGAGGCCATGCTCATGCTGCCGTCCAACACCTGTACCACAAGACTGTAGACTATGCTCAGTCCCATTCCGCTGTTCCCCGCTTTGCGCCTGATACTGTAAAACGGTTCCACCAGTCTGTTCAGCTTCTCCGGAGGAACACCCGGCCCGTAATCCCGGTAACTGATGCAGACCTGTTCACGCTCCATACTAAGGCTGATGGTAAAGTAGGCAGCGGCACCGTCGGGGCCGACCGGGGCCGTATTTTGCTCCAGACCGTGGTCAAACAGGTTGTCGATCAGACAGTTGATAATAAAGCGAAGCACCTCAACATCGGTGACAACATCAACGGTGGCAGAGGAGGAAAACTCCCAGCTGAGGTCTTCCAGAGCAATCCCCTGTATTTGTCCTTCATCCACTGCCCGAACCGCAAACTGATCCTTGAGCCGTGTGGTGACCACATCCGGAATGAAGCGGTTGAGCCGAACCTGCTGAATAAGGGGATCCCAGCTGTCCACGCCCAGCCGCCGGATGCTCTCCACCAGATCCACGGTGCGCTGCAGGTTTCCCTCCAGCAGATCCAGGAGAGAGCTGATCTGGGGGGGCAGGCCGGTTTCCGGCCCGTTGCCTGCAGAGACCTGTTCGGAGGCCAGGGCATGCCGCAGTGTGGAAATCGCGGTAACCGAAACACCCAAAGGGGTATTAATCTCATGGGCGAAGCCCACCATCAGTTCTGAAAGGGCCAGATTTTTCTTACGCTCCACCAGCTTTTTCTGAGCACGGTTCAGCTCCCTGCTTCGCTGGGTCAGCTTCTCCTGCAGCTCCGCCTGAAATTCTTTTTCAATCTTCCGGATAATGCCCACATATACCTGAACCATGAAATAAATCAGAACAGCTGTAACAATCACATACCCCCAGCCTTTCAGGGTCTGAAGCCGGCTGAGCTGTTGGGCACTTTGGGCAAACGCTTCCACAAACCTGTCGGAAAACAGAATCCAGAGACTGCCAAACAAAGCATACACTGCAGCAATAATTGCAGCCCAGTAAGGCCGATAAAGAAATGGAGATTTCATATTCCTATTCTATTACTTCTCGTGCTCATATGCCCGAAGTCAGCCCAAATCCCCGGGATTTTTTGCCCGGATTAATACCACGGTTAATTGGCCCGTATTCCCCGGCAGCAGATTGCAGAGTCCGTTGTAAGCGGATATACTCATTCCATGGGTAGACAGGAAAAGATCCGTTCCATGCCGGCACCTCCCCGGAGTTTCAGGTTCACCGCCGAAGAGAGCCCCGGAGCAGAAAAGCACGCAGTAATTCTCAGACTGGACGAGTACGAAGCCATCCGTCTGGCGGATCAGAACGGATACAACCACAATGAAGCCGCCGAGGTGATGGGAATATCCCGTCCCACATTCAACCGTCTGCTGAATAAAGCCCGGGGGAAAATGGCCGAGTTCCTTACCAGCGGATCAAGTCTGGAAATCAGCGGAGGAAAAGTATTATTCGGGCCCAACGTCTACTGCTGTAAATCATGTCACAGACCCTTTGTAGTACCTGAAAACGGGGAATACTGCTGTCCGCGATGTCTGGGAGATAATATCATCGCAGCACGGCCGGAGTGTCACCACGACTGCCGCTGCTGCGAAGAAGAGGACCGGCGGGCCGGGCAGATGTTCCATAAAGCCTGAACCCGGCCAAACCAAATTCCACATTCTTCGGGGCGCTCCTAACTGGTAACTGCTCCTTCACTTGCAGATGAACTCAGCCGGGCAAATTTCGCCAGCACACCCCGTGCATAGCCGTGATCCCTGGGTTTCCAGTTTTCCAGTCTCTTCTGCAGCTCATCGCTGCTCAGTTCAACCTCGAGAAGTTTTTCCTCAAGACTGATGCGGATCATATCCCCTTCCCTGACCGCTGCGATTGCTCCGCCGTTTTGCGCCTCAGGGCTCACATGTCCCACAATCAGCCCATGGCTTCCGCCGGAAAAGCGTCCGTCGGTTATCAGGGCGACTTTTCCCGCCAGACCCCGTCCGGCGATGGCTGCGGTGGGGGCCAGCATCTCCCGCATTCCCGGTCCGCCCCGGGGGCCTTCATAGCGGATTACCACCACATCCCCTTCAACCACGTCTCCGGAAAGAATTGCGTCAAGAGCTTCCTTTTCCCCTTCATACACCCGGGCAGGACCCCGGTGGTTGGTGACCTTCAGACCGCAGGTCTTCAGCACTGCACCTTCCGCCGCCAGATTACCGAACAGGATGGCGATGGGACCGGTGGGTTTTTCAGGTTCGGAGAATGCTTTGATTACGTCCTGGCCTTCCAGATTCACTTCAACATCTTTCAGGTTTTCCGCCAGTGTCTTTCCGGTGACCGTCATACAATCGCCGTGAAGAAGGCCTTCATCCAGCAGAATTTTCATTACCACCGGTACACCTCCCGCCCGATGGAGATCCTCCATAACATACCGGCCGGCGGGTTTCATATCGGTGAGCATGGGGGTTGTATCGTGAAAGTGATTAAAATCCCGTATGGAAAGCTCCACTTCCGCCTCTCGTGCCAGTGCCAGCAGATGAAGAACCGAATTGGTGCTGCCTCCCAGGGCCATGACCGTACGGATGGCATTTTCGAACGCCTTGCGGGTCATGATGTCTCTTGGAGTAATATGTTCCTTTACAAGATATGCAAGGGCCTGGACGGAATCCCGCATGTGTTTGTCTTTCTCCGGTTCCACGGCGGGAATACCGGAACTGCCCGGGAGACTCATTCCCAGGGCTTCAACTGCCGAGGCCATGGTGTTCGCCGTGTACATTCCGCCGCAGGCCCCGGCTCCGGGGCAGGCGCTGCATTCAATGCCGTAACGCTCTTCTTCATCGATGGTACCCGAACTGAAGGATCCCACCGACTCGAATGCGCTCACAATATCGATGGCCTTCCCCTTATGCCTGCCCGCTTTGATGCTGCCGCCGTAGCAGAAGATAGCCGGCCGGTTGAGCCGGGCCATGGGCATTACGGTACCGGGAATGGTCTTGTCACAGCCCCCGATACCCAGGACTCCGTCCAGGGCGTGTCCCCTGACCACCAGCTCGATAACATCTGCAATGGTATCCCGGGAGACCAGGCTGGCCTTCATTCCCTCATGGCCCATTGCCTGACCGTCGGTCACCACAAAGGTGTTGAACTTCATGGGTTTTAACCCAACCGACCCCATCTCATCTTTGACAATTTCTGCCAGATCATCGTGGTGAATATTGCAGGGACTGAGCTCAGCCCCTGCACTGGCCACACCAATAAGGGGTTTGCGAAAATCCTGATCCTGGAATCCGATTGCCCTGAGCATTGCCCGGTTGGGAGTCCGTTCAACCCCGGATGTCATGTCTCCGCTGTAACGTTTCCCTTGTTCAAGTTCTGTGTTATTCGTTTCGCCCATCCCGGCCTCCTGCCCGGCACCATCAAAAGACGAATGCCGGAAGCATAAATATTACAATAATAATAATATTTATACCGGGGGTCGGACAAGTGATTATGCCTGATCCTGACTCAGCCGGTTGGGCCGCAGCCTGTACAGGGAATACAGCAATTCAATAACATTGATGGCAAAAGCCAGAAGAAAGAAAATGCGGGCGCCTCTCCAGCCACCGCCGATCCAGAGGGCTGAATGGTTCACCATGATGAGCATCACCACAGCTTCCAGAGCGAAGTATCCGCTCTCCATCCAGCGCAGCTTCAACGTCTTGCGTCCCAGACGGATTCCGTACAGGGTATGTATCAGCTGAAAAACCCACAGGGCTGCGAATACCGCCACATACCAGGGGAAGATCTCAAGGTTCACCCGATGATCCAGCGGCAGGGTGCTGAGCAGGTACAGTTCCTCCAGAAAACTGATAATTCCCGGATACACCGCCAGAACCAGAATAAATGCAAGACTGATGCCCAGAGCAATATAGGCTCCTACTCTGCTTTCTATTTCATCTCCAAGCTGTACCTGATCAATACGGGAAATATCCCAGGTATCTTCGTCCAGGACTGAGGAGGGGTTTTTCATCGCCGTGCTGATTCCAATAAACACCAGAAGCAAAACTCCCACCCCGCTGATCCATGCCTGAAAAATCTGCAGCAGAGTAAGAAAGAACCGGCGAACCAGCTCTGCGCTGGAATATGCGTTCTGCAGCAGCTCAATGATCAGAACAATCATGAAGCTGAGAGTCAGAGCACCCAGAATAATCACCATGATTGTGCGAAACAGACTCACAAGAGGAGGCGCCATCAGCCTGGGCTCTCCGGCATACTCCGCGGCGAGTTTCCTGGGGGGGCCCAACTCAGCGAGTGCCGACCTGATCTCATTTTCTTCCGGATTGCCGCCGAAGCGCTGCTCCGCCTCATCCAGAAAATTGCTTTTCAGTTCCCGTACAATATCCTCCCGGTTTCCCAGGGGCAAAGCGCTGCGCAGAAGCGCAAAATATTTATCAACCTGACGTAAAACATTCTCTTTCATCCTATTCCTCCTCTGTGAGAATCCTGTCCATGCTGCGGGACATCTCATTCCATTCCTCTTTAAGCAGCTGCCGTGTTTCCCTGCCCTCATCGGTAATGCGGTAATACTTCCTGGGTCGTGCCTCGCCGGTATCCCAGCTGCTCTCCATGAGACCCTGCTGCTCAAGGCGGCGAAGCAGCGGATAGAGGGTGTTTTTCTCTGCCCCTATTCCAGCCTGCTTCAGACGCTCCACCAGGGCATAGCCGTAGCTGGGAGCATCACTCAAATGGAGAACCGCAAGTACAAGAGACCCCCGGCGGAGTTCCTGAACCAGGTTTTGAAACCTCGAATCGCCTGTTTCCATATCATCCTCCTGACAATAATATAGTGTGTTATACACACCATTGTCAATATAATTTATACTTTTTCGCACATCAAAGTATATCTCACAGTGTATAGATTGAAATGGAGGCGCCAATCCCATACTATATAGACAGTAGCCGGAGGCCGTGTAACAGTTCCCGGTAACGAAAAGTCAATAAGGGAGGAAGCATGAGTGATCCGCATAAATTTACCGAGGAATTCATGGTACGGGGCAGCGAAGCAGTCAAGAAAGTCAAAGAGCTGATCGCGGAAGGCAACGTACGGAAGGTGATAGTAAAAAATGAACATGACAAGATTCTATTCGAAATTCCCGTTACCGCCGGAGTCGCGGTGAGCGGTGCCCTGACCCTTATGGCTCCGGTACTTGCAGCCCTTGGAGCGGCGGCGGCCCTCATGGCCCGTGTGAAAGTGGAAGTAGTGAGGACAGATGACGGAGAGTGAACTCGCCCTTCTGCTCAACGATATTTCAACATGTGAAGGAAGAATCATCGATTCACAGGCATACCGCAACT
It includes:
- a CDS encoding aldo/keto reductase, which gives rise to MNYRRFGKTEWKVSEVSLGTWQVGGKWGSGFDDALAERILNRAIDLGVNFIDTADVYENRKSEAAVARVIKSRSEQVYMATKCGRFLNPHVSESYTPAALREFVEASLKNTRREQLDLIQLHCPPTEVFYRPEIFETFERLKDEGKILHLGVSVEKVEEGLKAMEYPNVVSVQIIFNMFRQRPSDLFFARAKEKDCGVLVRVPLASGLLSGKFTKESNFSPDDHRNFNRDGAAFDKGETFAGIPFETGVDAADALKGRLPQPLAGSALRWILDHPEVSTVIPGASRVEQLESNVSASDASPLSSENHQWVNEVYGRYIRDHVHQRW
- a CDS encoding sensor histidine kinase, which produces MKSPFLYRPYWAAIIAAVYALFGSLWILFSDRFVEAFAQSAQQLSRLQTLKGWGYVIVTAVLIYFMVQVYVGIIRKIEKEFQAELQEKLTQRSRELNRAQKKLVERKKNLALSELMVGFAHEINTPLGVSVTAISTLRHALASEQVSAGNGPETGLPPQISSLLDLLEGNLQRTVDLVESIRRLGVDSWDPLIQQVRLNRFIPDVVTTRLKDQFAVRAVDEGQIQGIALEDLSWEFSSSATVDVVTDVEVLRFIINCLIDNLFDHGLEQNTAPVGPDGAAAYFTISLSMEREQVCISYRDYGPGVPPEKLNRLVEPFYSIRRKAGNSGMGLSIVYSLVVQVLDGSMSMASPGRQGLEVMIMFPAHKETL
- a CDS encoding DUF134 domain-containing protein encodes the protein MGRQEKIRSMPAPPRSFRFTAEESPGAEKHAVILRLDEYEAIRLADQNGYNHNEAAEVMGISRPTFNRLLNKARGKMAEFLTSGSSLEISGGKVLFGPNVYCCKSCHRPFVVPENGEYCCPRCLGDNIIAARPECHHDCRCCEEEDRRAGQMFHKA
- the ilvD gene encoding dihydroxy-acid dehydratase, which gives rise to MGETNNTELEQGKRYSGDMTSGVERTPNRAMLRAIGFQDQDFRKPLIGVASAGAELSPCNIHHDDLAEIVKDEMGSVGLKPMKFNTFVVTDGQAMGHEGMKASLVSRDTIADVIELVVRGHALDGVLGIGGCDKTIPGTVMPMARLNRPAIFCYGGSIKAGRHKGKAIDIVSAFESVGSFSSGTIDEEERYGIECSACPGAGACGGMYTANTMASAVEALGMSLPGSSGIPAVEPEKDKHMRDSVQALAYLVKEHITPRDIMTRKAFENAIRTVMALGGSTNSVLHLLALAREAEVELSIRDFNHFHDTTPMLTDMKPAGRYVMEDLHRAGGVPVVMKILLDEGLLHGDCMTVTGKTLAENLKDVEVNLEGQDVIKAFSEPEKPTGPIAILFGNLAAEGAVLKTCGLKVTNHRGPARVYEGEKEALDAILSGDVVEGDVVVIRYEGPRGGPGMREMLAPTAAIAGRGLAGKVALITDGRFSGGSHGLIVGHVSPEAQNGGAIAAVREGDMIRISLEEKLLEVELSSDELQKRLENWKPRDHGYARGVLAKFARLSSSASEGAVTS
- a CDS encoding HAAS signaling domain-containing protein; the encoded protein is MKENVLRQVDKYFALLRSALPLGNREDIVRELKSNFLDEAEQRFGGNPEENEIRSALAELGPPRKLAAEYAGEPRLMAPPLVSLFRTIMVIILGALTLSFMIVLIIELLQNAYSSAELVRRFFLTLLQIFQAWISGVGVLLLVFIGISTAMKNPSSVLDEDTWDISRIDQVQLGDEIESRVGAYIALGISLAFILVLAVYPGIISFLEELYLLSTLPLDHRVNLEIFPWYVAVFAALWVFQLIHTLYGIRLGRKTLKLRWMESGYFALEAVVMLIMVNHSALWIGGGWRGARIFFLLAFAINVIELLYSLYRLRPNRLSQDQA
- a CDS encoding PadR family transcriptional regulator — translated: METGDSRFQNLVQELRRGSLVLAVLHLSDAPSYGYALVERLKQAGIGAEKNTLYPLLRRLEQQGLMESSWDTGEARPRKYYRITDEGRETRQLLKEEWNEMSRSMDRILTEEE
- a CDS encoding DUF4342 domain-containing protein; the encoded protein is MSDPHKFTEEFMVRGSEAVKKVKELIAEGNVRKVIVKNEHDKILFEIPVTAGVAVSGALTLMAPVLAALGAAAALMARVKVEVVRTDDGE